From Candidatus Sulfotelmatobacter sp.:
CGGCCCGCTGTCGGCGCTTCGCTTCCGGCCCGCGCGGCTGCTCCACTTCGTCGGAGACGTGCTGCTCGGACGTCTCGGCGTGCTCACGCTCTCCACGGTGATGGCATTCGCGCTGCCGACGCGACCGTGGCGCGGGCCCGCGGGGCTGTGGACGTGGGTGGCGTTCGCGGCGCTGGTGGCGGGCTTCGTCGCGACGCAGAGCCTGCGCGTCACGCCCAGCGATCTGATCCCGGTGATGACAGCGCTCGCGCTGGTCGGGCCGATCTCGGCGCAGAAGGTGACGCAGCACCTGTCGGCCTGGCCGGGCTCGAGCCGGCTCGGCGGGCGCGGCGTGGTGCTCACCGCACTCGCCCTTCAGTTCATCATGCTGTTCGCGGGAGTGTCGGGGGCGCTGCTCTCACCGCTGGTCTGAGCGGCGCTCAGGGTTCGAGGCGGGCGGCGTTGCGGTCGTCGTCCACCTCGACCCGCACCCGCGCGATCCCCTGCTGCAGGAAACCGAGCTGCCGCGCGGCCCGCATCGAGACGTCGATGACCCGGCCCTTCCCGTACGGCCCACGATCGTTGATGCGGAGACGCACGCTGCGACCATTCTCGAGATTGGTGACGCGCACGTAGGTGCCGAACGGCAGTCGCGGATGCGCGGCGGTGAGCCGCTCGGGGTCGTAGAGCTCGCCGCTCGCGGTCGGGCGATGGTCGAATTGCTTCCCGAGATACGAGGCCTTGCCGATCTCGTCGCCGTGTCGATCGCGCCTCGGCGAATGGGCGTGCGCCAGGCCGGCCGCGAGCCAGAGTGCCGCGGCGAACGCCACGGCCACGAATCGAGCCCGGGGTCGCGCGGAAATCACGCCTCGGGTTCCCACTCGGGCAGCAGCCTCTCCACCTCCGCGCGATCGACATGGATCGCGCCGTCGCGCCACACCGCCTCCCAGTCGAACTCGCGCTTGTTGGCGTGTGCGATGTCGAGCGCCTCCGCGACATGAACCAGCTCGGCATGGGGATCGCGAGTCGGCGGAGCGACCCGGCGGTGATGCTCGGAGACCACGCGTGCTGCTTCGCCGCCAAGTCCCCACTTGAGCATCGCGAGCCCGCCGAGCGGTTCGTGAACGTGGGCGAGCAGCTGATGGAAGTAGGCAGGCGGAATTTTCAGCTCGCGACGCCATTCACCGCGCAGCGAAGTGAGATGATCGAACACGATCAGCTTGCCGACGTCGTGGAGCAGCGCGTAGACCCAGGCCTTTTCGGGATCCACGCCGAACGCGGGGGCGAGCCAGCGCGCGAGCGGCGCGGTGCAGCGCATGTGCGTCCAGACCTTCTGCACGTAGTCGTCGTAGATCCCGCCCGGCTTGCACAACAGTCCGCTCACCATCGCCGAGGTGAGCACCGCATCGATGCCACCCATGCCGATACGGTGCGCGGCGTCGTGGAGCGAGACCAGCGGCGGACCCTCGCGGCGGTAGAAGGCGGAATTGGCGTGGCGCAGCAGGGCCGGCGCGAGCGCGGGGTCGCGCTCGAACAGCGCGATCACCTGCCCGTAGCTCGACATCGGATTGCGGGCGACGCGCAGCGCCTCCTGGACGGCGGTCGGCGGCTGGCGCACCAGGTTCGAGTCCTGCGCGCAGATGCGCGAGGCGATCCTGGGGCCATCGGACTGCAGCTCCTCGCGTGTGGCGCGATCGAGCAGCACCTTGAATCGCCAGCGCAACGAACGCTGGAGCGAGCTCTCGGTGGCCTCGACCGGATGAACCGGGCGCGCCGTGGCGGGGCGAGCCGCCTCGGTTGGCGTGGGGACCGCGGCGGGAGGCGATTCGGGCGCGGCCTGCGCTGGCGCGTCGACCGGCTCGGGAGCTTCCGGCGCGCCTGTCTCCTCGGGCTTCGGGCGCGAGGTCCAGCGCTTGAACAGATCTCGGATCACGGCGACCTCGGACGGTCTCGAGACCGGCGCTGCGGGGGCGGGGCGCCGAGGCTCCACGGGATAGTCGTCCGTCGCATTTTCGGCCGGTCGCGAGCGGAACATGAGGCCCGTGGTCCGGCGGCGGCATGGTTCGTGCGCTTCTCCGCACTTCGAACGCTATGCGCGATGCGAAGGCTGTGACAGACTGCCAGCGTGAGCGAGCGCGCGCACTTACGTTCGGCCGAGCGACGCAGCACGGGCCCGACCTCGGGCGAAGCTCGGTGGGCGGCCGCGGTCGCGTTGGTGGCATTCGCTGCCTACGCGCTGGTCGTGCCCGGCGTTTCGAGCGACAAGGATGGCAGCGAGTTCACGCTGGTGCTGGCGA
This genomic window contains:
- a CDS encoding septal ring lytic transglycosylase RlpA family protein, encoding MAFAAALWLAAGLAHAHSPRRDRHGDEIGKASYLGKQFDHRPTASGELYDPERLTAAHPRLPFGTYVRVTNLENGRSVRLRINDRGPYGKGRVIDVSMRAARQLGFLQQGIARVRVEVDDDRNAARLEP
- a CDS encoding HDOD domain-containing protein, with amino-acid sequence MIRDLFKRWTSRPKPEETGAPEAPEPVDAPAQAAPESPPAAVPTPTEAARPATARPVHPVEATESSLQRSLRWRFKVLLDRATREELQSDGPRIASRICAQDSNLVRQPPTAVQEALRVARNPMSSYGQVIALFERDPALAPALLRHANSAFYRREGPPLVSLHDAAHRIGMGGIDAVLTSAMVSGLLCKPGGIYDDYVQKVWTHMRCTAPLARWLAPAFGVDPEKAWVYALLHDVGKLIVFDHLTSLRGEWRRELKIPPAYFHQLLAHVHEPLGGLAMLKWGLGGEAARVVSEHHRRVAPPTRDPHAELVHVAEALDIAHANKREFDWEAVWRDGAIHVDRAEVERLLPEWEPEA